One Lytechinus variegatus isolate NC3 chromosome 14, Lvar_3.0, whole genome shotgun sequence genomic region harbors:
- the LOC121427172 gene encoding E3 ubiquitin-protein ligase TRIM71-like, translating into MAEKCGSEKASSSSPNLICPLCLDIFVEATILTSCGHTFCRRCLKEYDLTHQALDHMVCPLCREITKLSTNRVDDLRLNVSINGCVDDYHAKCGGMNAVLEMRPKCSGCKLQGDAVSFCRTCNNYICDKCLQCHQYLSVFEDHEIVSMDDVIEGKVSIGHLFEKCSIHKPENKDMFCEDCKVHVCHKCVLVGHKAHEIKNQVDFEQELRRKVTDLAQRCADKKAELEKNIQNIEIQRHEVHTAVQTLLDDVRQAYSIKAKELEENLRNLTDQIHALQHSFDDDLNVLKSKDRQRIKSICSSITLVDNDRLGHLETDTLSAHILLCEELDAMLKEVTDHTSAEAIRKKAQEKRFKPAEDTRLDLGSISGSDPKMEVIQCVDLREGMYGMAPYSNSTVAIGYGGYAQGIDIIDSNGGKQRYSNILALNDMNCYDLVVQRDGALCVSTGYTEAYIYSSLGSRKATIHVRNKRSFLSVNRSPSDEIIITNNGKQVYIYNPTGSTLKHTLQTKHDTEQASITRTGLIVTSSSYADPCVTVYDRDGNAGESLQAPEDVYLYAAVDEQDRVYVASVDKENNNVVIRLYDLDGLNLKERVEFNALDMTLEDEWCFLISLSPDMLAFACDKKLYFIKVSL; encoded by the exons ATGGCTGAGAAGTGTGGATCAGAGAAAGCATCAAGCTCTTCACCGAACCTGATATGTCCATTATGTCTTGATATATTTGTCGAGGCGACAATCCTAACTTCATGTGGACACACATTTTGTAGGCGATGCCTTAAAGAATACGATCTAACCCACCAGGCCCTTGATCACATGGTCTGTCCTCTCTGCAGGGAGATCACCAAGTTATCCACCAACCGTGTCGATGATCTCCGTCTCAATGTCTCCATCAACGGATGCGTAGACGATTACCACGCCAAGTGTGGAGGGATGAATGCTGTCCTCGAGATGCGACCAAAATGTTCTGGTTGCAAGCTTCAAGGAGATGCTGTCTCATTCTGCAGAACCTGTAATAACTACATATGTGATAAATGTTTGCAATGTCATCAATATCTGTCAGTCTTTGAAGATCATGAGATTGTCTCCatggatgatgtcatcgaaGGTAAGGTCAGCATTGGTCATTTATTCGAGAAGTGCTCCATCCACAAACCAGAGAACAAGGATATGTTTTGTGAGGACTGTAAGGTCCACGTCTGTCACAAGTGCGTACTTGTTGGTCATAAAGCTCATGAAATCAAGAACCAGGTTGACTTTGAGCAGGAGTTGCGACGGAAg GTGACAGACCTTGCCCAGCGATGTGCTGACAAGAAAGCAGAGCTGGAAAAGAACATTCAGAACATAGAAATACAACGTCATGAGGTACACACTGCAGTGCAGACACTACTAGATGATGTCAGGCAAGCCTACAGTATCAAGGCCAAGGAGCTGGAAGAAAATCTTCGAAATCTCACCGACCAAATACATGCCTTACAGCATAGTTTTGATGACGACCTCAATGTCTTGAAGTCAAAAGATCGCCAGAGGATCAAGAGTATTTGTAGTTCAATTACTTTGGTAGATAATGACAGACTGGGTCATCTTGAGACAGACACTCTATCTGCTCATATCTTGCTCTGTGAGGAGCTGGATGCCATGCTGAAGGAGGTTACTGATCACACTTCTGCGGAAGCTATTAGGAAGAAAGCACAGGAGAAGAGGTTCAAACCAGCAGAGGATACTCGTCTTGACCTCGGGAGCATCTCAGGATCAGATCCCAAGATGGAAGTCATTCAGTGTGTTGATCTACGGGAAGGGATGTACGGTATGGCACCGTACTCCAATAGCACTGTCGCTATCGGGTATGGGGGATATGCACAAGGTATTGATATCATTGATTCAAATGGTGGTAAGCAGCGATATAGTAACATATTAGCCTTAAATGACATGAATTGTTATGATCTGGTTGTGCAACGGGATGGGGCGTTATGCGTGTCGACTGGTTATACAGAAGCCTACATCTATTCTTCCCTTGGCTCCAGGAAAGCAACAATCCACGTGAGAAACAAGAGAAGTTTTCTCAGCGTTAACAGAAGTCCATCAgatgaaatcatcattactaacaaTGGAAAACAAGTCTATATCTATAACCCGACAGGATCCACCCTCAAACACACTCTTCAAACAAAGCACGATACGGAGCAGGCATCTATCACCAGGACGGGTTTGATCGTCACGAGTTCAAGTTATGCCGATCCATGCGTCACGGTCTATGACAGGGATGGGAATGCTGGTGAGTCTCTACAAGCTCCAGAGGATGTCTACCTGTATGCTGCCGTGGATGAGCAGGACAGGGTGTATGTAGCGAGTGTTGATAAGGAGAATAATAACGTCGTGATCAGGCTCTATGATCTTGATGGTCTGAACCTGAAGGAAAGAGTTGAGTTCAATGCACTTGATATGACATTGGAAGATGAGTGGTGTTTCTTGATTTCCCTCTCCCCAGACATGCTCGCCTTTGCTTGTGACAAGAAGTTATATTTCATCAAAGTATCACTGTAA
- the LOC121427242 gene encoding E3 ubiquitin-protein ligase TRIM71-like, with protein sequence MAEKCESDKLPSSSPNLICPLCLVIFVEATILTSCGHTFCRRCLKKYDLTHQDLDHMVCPLCRKITKLYANRVDDLRLNDSINGRVDDYHAKCGGMNAVLEMCQKCTACKSLKDAVSFCRTCNYYMCDECLHCHLNLTVVFESHEIVSIDDVIEGKVSIGHLFEKCSIHKQENKDMFCEVCKVHVCQKCVLVDHQNHKIKNQVDFEQELRRKVTDLAQRCADKKAELEKNIQNIEIQRHEVHTAVQTLLDDVRQAYSIKAKELEENLRNLTDQIHALQHSFDDELDVLKSKDRQRIKSICRSITLVDNDRLGHLETDTLSAHTSLCEELDAMLKEFTDHTSAEAIKKKAQEKRFKPADDTRLDLGSISGSCPKMKVIQCVDLREWMHGMTRYSNSTVAIVYGDCVQGIDIIDSNGGKQRYSNILALNDMKCYDLVLQRDGALCMSTGYTEAHIYSRLGFRKATIHVRDNGYFLRVNRSPSDEIIISNYRKKVYIYDPTGSTLKHTVQTKNRTKQASITRTGLIVTSSCFADPSVMTVYDRDGNAGESLQAPEDVYLYAAVDEQDRVYVASADTKNSSVVIRLYDLDGLNLKERVEFNALNMTLGWKSCYLVSLSPDMLAFACYKKLYFIKVSL encoded by the exons ATGGCTGAGAAGTGTGAATCAGACAAACTTCCAAGTTCTTCACCGAACCTGATATGTCCATTATGCCTTGTTATATTTGTCGAGGCGACAATCCTGACTTCATGTGGACACACATTTTGTAGGCGATGCCTCAAGAAATACGATCTAACCCATCAGGACCTTGATCACATGGTCTGTCCTCTCTGCAGGAAGATAACCAAGTTGTACGCCAACCGTGTCGATGATCTCCGCCTCAATGACTCCATCAACGGACGCGTAGACGATTACCACGCCAAGTGTGGAGGGATGAATGCTGTCCTTGAGATGTGCCAGAAATGCACCGCTTGCAAGTCTCTGAAAGACGCTGTATCATTCTGCAGAACATGTAATTATTACATGTGTGATGAGTGCTTACATTGTCATCTTAATCTTACAGTCGTCTTCGAAAGTCATGAGATTGTCtccattgatgatgtcatcgaAGGGAAGGTCAGCATTGGTCATTTATTCGAGAAGTGTTCCATCCACAAACAAGAGAACAAAGATATGTTTTGTGAGGTTTGTAAGGTCCATGTCTGTCAAAAATGTGTACTCGTTGatcatcaaaatcacaaaatcaagaACCAGGTTGACTTTGAGCAGGAGTTGCGACGGAAg GTGACAGACCTTGCTCAACGATGTGCCGACAAGAAAGCAGAGCTGGAGAAGAACATTCAGAACATAGAAATACAACGTCATGAGGTACACACTGCAGTGCAGACACTACTAGATGATGTCAGGCAAGCCTACAGCATCAAGGCCAAGGAACTTGAAGAAAATCTTCGAAATCTCACCGACCAAATACATGCATTACAGCATAGTTTTGATGACGAGCTCGACGTCTTGAAGTCAAAAGATCGACAGAGGATCAAGAGTATTTGTAGATCAATTACTTTGGTAGATAATGACAGACTGGGTCATCTTGAGACAGACACTCTATCTGCTCATACCTCGCTCTGTGAGGAGCTGGATGCCATGCTGAAGGAGTTTACTGATCACACTTCTGCGGAAGCTATTAAGAAGAAAGCACAGGAGAAGAGGTTCAAACCAGCAGACGATACTCGTCTTGACCTCGGGAGTATTTCAGGATCATGTCCCAAGATGAAAGTCATTCAGTGTGTTGATCTACGGGAATGGATGCACGGTATGACAAGGTACTCCAATAGCACTGTCGCTATCGTGTATGGGGATTGTGTACAAGGTATTGATATCATTGATTCAAATGGTGGTAAGCAACGATATAGTAACATATTAGCcttaaatgacatgaaatgtTATGATCTGGTTTTGCAACGGGACGGGGCGTTATGCATGTCGACTGGTTATACAGAAGCCCACATCTACTCTCGCCTTGGCTTCAGGAAAGCAACAATCCACGTGAGAGACAATGGATATTTTCTCAGAGTTAACAGAAGTCCATCAGATGAAATCATCATTAGTAACTATAGAAAAAAAGTCTATATCTATGACCCGACAGGATCCACTCTTAAACACACTGTTCAAACAAAGAACAGGACGAAGCAGGCATCTATCACAAGGACGGGTTTGATCGTCACGAGTTCATGTTTTGCCGATCCAAGCGTGATGACGGTCTATGACAGGGATGGGAATGCTGGTGAGTCTCTACAAGCTCCAGAGGATGTCTACCTGTATGCTGCCGTGGATGAGCAGGACAGGGTGTATGTAGCGAGTGCTGATACGAAGAATAGTAGCGTCGTGATCAGGCTCTATGATCTTGATGGTCTGAACCTGAAGGAAAGAGTTGAATTTAATGCACTTAATATGACATTGGGTTGGAAGTCGTGTTACCTGGTTTCTCTCTCCCCAGACATGCTCGCCTTTGCTtgttataaaaagttatatttcatcaaGGTATCACTGTAA